TCTCCCGCGGCGCCATCCGCGCCGTGGCGTCCGCGTACATCTCCCGGCAGAAGTACTACAAGCTCGGCGCGTTCGTCACCGACGTCGGCCTCGGCCGGCGCGACGCCGGCAACCTGCTCTGGAACCTGTACCTCCTCTCCTTCGCGGCCAACTTCAAGATGAAGTCCCTGCAGCGCGCGTTCCTGGAGATGGTCGCCGCCGGCTTCCGGCCGGACCTCACCACCTTCAACATCCGCGCCGCGGCCTTCTCCAAGATGTGCATGTTCTGGGACCTCCACCTCAGCGCCGACCACATGCGCCGCGACGGCATCGCGCCGGACCTCGTCACGCACGGCTGCTTCGTCGACGCGTACCTGGAGCGCCGGCTCGTGCGGAACCTCACCTTTGCGTTCGACCGGCTTGACGGCAACGCGGAGGCCGTCGTGGCCACGGACGGCATCATCTTCGAGGCCTTCAGCAAGGGCGGCTTCCACGCCAGCTCCGAGGCACTGCTGGAGGCCACCGGCGAGAAGCGGCGGTGGACGTACTACAAGCTGCTCGGCGTGTACCTCAGGAAGCAGCACAGGAGAAACCAAGTCTTTTGGAATTACTGAAGCTGACGAGTTCAGTAATAGGGCACTAGCAGTAGTCTGTGTTGGAATCGACATTGTACATACAATTACTAAAATGTGCTTGTAATCAAATTCAAAATGTGACGAGTTCGGTTGGATCATTCCGAGACTTAGATTTACTCTAAAAAATATGGGTTTATATTCACATAGATAGTTTTGTGCATTTACTCTGAAATGGTGACTACAATCTCAGAGACAcagagcaatacaagcaacTACAATCACACACTGCGTGGCTTGGGATTGACAAAGGGGGGTTAAACAAAGAAAGCAACATGATTAATTGATGACACCAGGTGTTTTCCTGTTAGTAGAGATCACACCAGATATGAAGACATGACATTCCAGCTAATTTTCATGTGCGGAGGCATTGGCGCGATGAATCTTAGGAGACTGGGCTTTTCCTTGGCCCATGGTGCGCCATGGTCATGCCATTCTCCAGTGCTGCTTAGGAACTTTGCTATGTTGGGGATGACCATCTCCCGGCAATGCAAGTGTAGCAAAGGCACTTTGGATAAAACACTGCCCTTCTGAACCTCCAGTCCTTCTGGCCGCCTCAGCTTGTATGGCTCTCCAGTGAATGGTTCAAAATCAGGCTGGGGATTATGCTTCCACCTTTGGTGCACAAACCACCCGTATCTGTAATCCCCAACGATAGGAGTGCCTAGGGCTTCCGCACAATGCACTCGAAGCTGCAATGCGGAGCAAACAGAACACATTGATACTCAAGGTTGAAAACGCTCATTTCATATGCAGGACAAATGAAGATATTTTCCATATTTGTTAAACAGCGCAACCAGTTAAGAACAAGTAAAAAACTTGATAGAATATGCTAAATTGTGGAGCATCTTCACACCCTAAACTTACAAAAATCTAAGTGTCAACAAAATCTGAGTATTAAGATGGTACCTGGTGCTTCCGCCCTGTCAGCGGGCGTAGCTCGATCCATGAGCATCCATTAATGGTTGGTCCCATCACCCGATACTCTGTTATTGCTTCTTGTGCACCATCTATGCCAGAAGGATGTGCCAGAATGACCCTCTCAGCTTTACCATCATCAAGAAGTACCTGAATAAGGAAATCCGATTTGATTATAAGTTAAAAAGATTGGAACCTAAGAAGTTAACCTACAGGGGAACCATTTATAATTTGATTTAACATATGCATATACTTGCATGGTTCATATCTGTAAGCACTAGCTAGCAAAGGAATCAGAGAATACCTTTGAAATTGGAGCAGATATAACTCCTTCCCTTTCTTTAGGTGTTCCAATGACTAGCGCCCAGTATTTCTGCATGTACGCTTCACATGCCTTATTCCATGTCTGCACATGCCAATAATGCAAGGTATTAGTATGCTGCTATAAAGAATAGAATTTAAGTCATGAACATTAGATGGAACATGGTATGCTAAGTCAAAGGTCGATAATCAATGAATTGATGATTACCTGTGAAGTTGTTCTAGCTAAATTTACACTTGTGAAAAGCCAGTGCAGTCGAGTAAAGCTTTCATTTGTTCTACCCATCAAAATCAAACCGCTACTTTCTCTGTCTAGTCGATGAACCTGTGCCCACAAGACGTAGGAACAAATATCCTCAGAGAGCCTAGATAATGCACTAAGACCAAATTTTGAAGAGAAACAATCAAACAACACAATGATCTCACCAATTTCGGACCTTCTTCATTTCCGTATGacagtgctgctgctgcaagcACATCCATGCTATTATGTACTGGCAGATGTCCTTTCATGGGCACTTTGGGGGGCTTGTTAAGCACCAGTATAGCAGAGTCCTGAAAATCCAAAGCTTTAGCATACTGTGTTGAACCTGAATCATGTAAAACGAAAGCAGTAAAATTTGAAACACTGAAATGATGACAAAACAACATCTTTATCAAAGACTAAGCTTAAGAAATTACAAATAGTCTTGTGGAAGTTGAAAATAAGTAGACAGATCACAGATCGATCTTATTCATTTCATAACATCATATGTCCGAATGGGACTATACTGAGTTCAGAGGCCCTTTATCTGAAGGGAAAAAGGCTTTCTTTATTGATGCAGGAGTCATGTAGGCTATTGACTACAGATCAACTATGGCAATAAAAATTACCCTGTGGATGACAAGCCTCTTCAGGTACTCAATCTCATCTTTATTGGGATGCAATGTGGCAGTCGGAATGGTCTCATAACGCTTTTTTATCTCACCCTCAGCCACTGAAACAGGAAGGTGAATTCTCATTCCAGGCCCCATAACATCATTATGTTTAATCTGCAACAAACTGATGAGCATATTTACTTTATTCAAAAAGTAAAACAACATCATCATACCAAAAGGATTACAAAGAAAATCCTTCATTGCTTACCTTTTTCAGATGATGCTTCTGAGTTCGAATTATTTCATCTGAAACCTCATGCTCAGGGCACTCAGAAAAAACCTGAATAACAGCTAGTTTTATCTCAGACACTGAAACGAAAGGCGACCACAAGTAGTGCAAACTACTATGACATTAAATTGGTAAAAATGCATATGTTCAACTGATCTTATGATACTACTCGGAGTATGAACCTTGCAAAGGCACATCAAAGTCCATCGTAAGCAATACTACACTAAAGAAACAGCTCTGAGCAGTGAGCACTAGAGTCCATAACTGAAACAAGCAATTCGCGTTTGATAATTCCAGAACTCGGAATCTTGTTGCGATTTTCTTGATTACCGCTAACCGGCCAAAGCATGCCACCTTTTGAAACAGAGCGGCAACGGGTAGGGATGCCAGTACAGAAAGTTACCATTCTCCTGTTGAAGTGCGCCTGCACAGCCTCCTGCGGCACGTCGGCGAAATAGTGCTTCACCCAGCTGACCGCCGTCACCCGCCGCGGCGCCACCTTCCTCCCCGGGAGAGGGTCCGCCCCCGCGGGGAACGGCGGCAGCGAGAGCAGCTGGCGAGGCCTCGGCCCGGGCTTGGGCGCCCCCAGGCGCGCGACGTTGCTTCTGTCCACCCGGACCACCGCAGGGTCGACGGGcgcgggcgtcggcggcgccagCCGAGacagccgccgcagcgccgccggccaccgccacggccccggacggcggccgccgctgcgcaGCATCCCTCGCTCGTCGTCTGTTTGTTTGGGCCATCCTAGTGCGCCGATGATGGCAGCCACCTAAGCCTAGGCCTATCCTAAGCCCAAATGGCAAATGCAGCCCATGTAAATTAAGCGGGCCAGCCCATCAAGACTGCTAGGCCCGTTAAGCACAGAAGATTGGCCCACATAGCGAAATCCCAAGTAAAGCCCAGAGACTGAGTTGGCTATGGTCTGTCTGGCCCATGGGCCTCCGTATTTGACCCTACTCCCACCTGCATGATACATTAGTGGACCCACCCAAAAGGTCGTCTGCGGGGAAAAAGTCACCTTCTTGTCCATTTCTCATGTCTCCATAGCCAAGATGATAAAACCGCATCCGTCCCTCTCAAGAAAAAGGCCAGGAGGAATCCTCGCTAGTGGAAAAACACGACGACATGTTTTTTTCAAACGTGCCAAACACACCCGGAAACTCCCAAAATTCAGGAAAATATCATGCATTCGTCGAGGTCGAACAGCATACCGAAAGCACGTGAAAAGCAGAGCCAAGAACA
The Panicum virgatum strain AP13 chromosome 6N, P.virgatum_v5, whole genome shotgun sequence genome window above contains:
- the LOC120678256 gene encoding pentatricopeptide repeat-containing protein At3g42630-like, which encodes MVARAEAGDFAEARAIWAQLLHSSAAPCLPTAAPRLLPAYARLGRFDEILLAVRELSARDHAAARALYPLAVSCLGAAGELARMEDAVLEMGRLGLRIDSATGDAFVRAYAAAGTVPQMEAAYRRHKRTGLLISRGAIRAVASAYISRQKYYKLGAFVTDVGLGRRDAGNLLWNLYLLSFAANFKMKSLQRAFLEMVAAGFRPDLTTFNIRAAAFSKMCMFWDLHLSADHMRRDGIAPDLVTHGCFVDAYLERRLVRNLTFAFDRLDGNAEAVVATDGIIFEAFSKGGFHASSEALLEATGEKRRWTYYKLLGVYLRKQHRRNQVFWNY
- the LOC120679995 gene encoding RNA pseudouridine synthase 3, mitochondrial-like, with the translated sequence MLRSGGRRPGPWRWPAALRRLSRLAPPTPAPVDPAVVRVDRSNVARLGAPKPGPRPRQLLSLPPFPAGADPLPGRKVAPRRVTAVSWVKHYFADVPQEAVQAHFNRRMVFSECPEHEVSDEIIRTQKHHLKKIKHNDVMGPGMRIHLPVSVAEGEIKKRYETIPTATLHPNKDEIEYLKRLVIHRDSAILVLNKPPKVPMKGHLPVHNSMDVLAAAALSYGNEEGPKLVHRLDRESSGLILMGRTNESFTRLHWLFTSVNLARTTSQTWNKACEAYMQKYWALVIGTPKEREGVISAPISKVLLDDGKAERVILAHPSGIDGAQEAITEYRVMGPTINGCSWIELRPLTGRKHQLRVHCAEALGTPIVGDYRYGWFVHQRWKHNPQPDFEPFTGEPYKLRRPEGLEVQKGSVLSKVPLLHLHCREMVIPNIAKFLSSTGEWHDHGAPWAKEKPSLLRFIAPMPPHMKISWNVMSSYLV